One genomic segment of Erysipelotrichaceae bacterium 66202529 includes these proteins:
- a CDS encoding UMP kinase, translating into MYKRVLLKLSGEALSSPGNSFDPKILASLAKELKQVHELGVDLAIVVGGGNFIRGKMAETMGIERVQADYMGMLATVINALAVQSALEQEGVPTRVQTAIEMQKVAEPFIVRRANRHLEKSRVVIFGAGTGNPYFSTDTTAALRASEIGADVILMAKNGVDGVYNADPKTNPDAVKYDTLTYMDLIQEGLAVMDTTATSMCMDNDIDLVVFNMNEQGNILKAVQGDITGTVITKERK; encoded by the coding sequence ATGTACAAACGAGTATTGCTGAAATTAAGCGGAGAAGCATTGTCCTCTCCCGGAAATTCCTTTGATCCCAAAATTCTTGCTTCTCTGGCAAAGGAACTGAAACAGGTGCATGAGCTGGGAGTTGATCTGGCTATCGTTGTGGGCGGAGGAAACTTCATTCGTGGCAAGATGGCGGAAACGATGGGAATTGAGCGTGTACAGGCAGACTATATGGGGATGCTGGCAACCGTGATCAATGCCCTGGCAGTGCAGAGTGCGCTGGAGCAGGAGGGTGTGCCGACACGTGTGCAGACCGCAATCGAAATGCAGAAGGTAGCGGAGCCGTTTATCGTACGGCGTGCAAACCGTCATCTGGAAAAGAGCCGTGTGGTCATCTTTGGTGCAGGAACCGGAAACCCGTACTTCTCCACGGATACCACGGCAGCATTACGTGCGAGTGAAATCGGCGCAGATGTGATTCTGATGGCGAAAAACGGCGTGGACGGCGTATACAATGCAGACCCGAAAACCAATCCGGATGCTGTGAAATACGACACGCTTACCTATATGGATCTGATTCAGGAGGGACTGGCTGTCATGGATACGACAGCAACCAGCATGTGCATGGACAATGACATTGATCTGGTCGTGTTTAATATGAACGAGCAGGGCAACATCCTGAAGGCAGTACAGGGAGATATTACAGGAACCGTTATCACAAAGGAAAGGAAGTAA
- a CDS encoding elongation factor Ts, producing MITAALVKELREKTGAGMMDCKKALTECDGDIAKSIDWLREKGIAKAAKKNDRIAAEGLTRVGVEGNTGVIFEVNSETDFVAKNEQFLELLETIKNALIANKPADLDAALACTVNGETIADLVTTATATIGEKISLRRMAVVEKADDEVFASYMHMGGKISALAVLKGADEKVAKDMAMQIASMNPQYVSRDDMPAEVVEHERKVQTEIVKNDEKLASKPEKVLAGIIEGKVSKNLKDACLVEQEFFLNPDQKVGQYLKEHASTVASFIRYAVGEGIEKREDNFAEEVMSQAFGK from the coding sequence ATGATCACTGCTGCATTAGTAAAAGAATTACGTGAAAAAACAGGCGCAGGAATGATGGACTGCAAAAAGGCTCTGACCGAGTGTGACGGAGACATTGCAAAGTCTATCGACTGGCTGCGTGAAAAAGGTATCGCAAAGGCTGCCAAGAAAAATGACCGTATCGCTGCAGAAGGTCTGACACGCGTTGGTGTGGAAGGCAATACCGGAGTTATTTTCGAGGTTAACTCTGAAACTGACTTCGTTGCAAAGAACGAGCAGTTCCTGGAGCTGCTGGAAACAATCAAAAACGCTCTAATCGCTAACAAGCCTGCTGATTTAGATGCTGCACTGGCTTGCACGGTAAACGGAGAAACCATTGCGGATCTGGTAACAACTGCAACTGCTACGATCGGAGAAAAAATCTCTCTGCGTCGTATGGCTGTCGTTGAGAAGGCAGACGATGAAGTATTCGCTTCCTACATGCACATGGGCGGAAAGATTTCTGCACTTGCTGTACTGAAGGGTGCGGATGAAAAAGTCGCAAAGGATATGGCTATGCAGATTGCCAGCATGAATCCGCAGTATGTATCTCGTGACGATATGCCTGCAGAGGTTGTTGAGCACGAGCGCAAGGTACAGACAGAAATCGTGAAAAACGATGAAAAGCTGGCAAGCAAACCGGAGAAGGTACTGGCTGGTATCATCGAAGGAAAGGTTTCCAAGAATCTGAAAGACGCTTGTCTGGTTGAACAGGAATTCTTCCTGAACCCTGACCAGAAGGTTGGACAGTATCTGAAGGAGCATGCTTCCACTGTCGCAAGCTTTATTCGTTACGCAGTAGGTGAGGGTATCGAAAAACGTGAAGATAACTTTGCTGAAGAAGTAATGAGCCAGGCATTTGGTAAATAG